Proteins encoded by one window of Channa argus isolate prfri chromosome 1, Channa argus male v1.0, whole genome shotgun sequence:
- the uqcrb gene encoding cytochrome b-c1 complex subunit 7, with protein sequence MASRAPAQTGRLLLGFSKWYYNLCGFNKFGLMRDDTIYEDSEVKEALRRLPEKVYNDRMFRIKRALDLSMRQQILPKDQWTKYEEDDQYLTPYLEEVIREKKEREEWMKK encoded by the exons ATGGCGTCGAGGGCACCAG CACAGACGGGCAGACTTCTGCTTGGATTCAGCAAATGGTACTACAATTTATGTGGCTTCAACAAGTTTG GGTTAATGCGCGATGACACAATCTATGAGGATTCAGAAGTGAAAGAGGCCCTGAGGAGGCTCCCAGAAAAAGTATACAATGACCGGATGTTCAGGATCAAAAGAGCCTTGGATCTTTCCATGAGGCAACAAATCCTTCCTAAAGACCAGTGGACAAAATATGAAGAG GATGATCAGTACCTGACACCATATCTGGAGGAAGTGATCCgtgagaagaaagaaagagaggagtgGATGAAGAAATAA